AGGGACACTGGTGTGGGCGGGAGCAAGAAAACTACCAGTAGTGCGATCGGTGATTGAAGTGGAAACAGAAGCCATTAGGTGCGCAATTCAAACATTGGCTGGATTTGGTTACAGGAAGGTAATTGTTGAGACAGACTCTCTAATCTTGACAAAAATGCTCAATGGAGAGGAAGAATTCTGGCCGGTACTCGATCCCATTATGCAGGATATTTCGCGATCTCTGGTAGTGAATGCCGATTATGAAATGGTATATTTTCATAGGTGTAACACCCgtattttccaaaataaaataataattaataatctcATAAAATCTCCATTTATTACTTCTCAAAAGTcgaataaataatcaaataaaataaatcccgGAAAATATCGATAAAAGTATAAAACCGAAGGTctgaaaatatgaaataaactCCCAAAAGCGCCAATCCGAAAGCAATCACTTCTGCTGGTCAGTCTCACCTGGAAAGGGGAAAGAAAAGAGGGATGAGCAATatgggagtcactcagtgaggtatgggatgctaatccaCAAACCACTGACTCAAGTAAATAGAACTCCCACTATGGAAGTTTAGCTCTAACATGAACAAGTAAGACGCCTAAAGCATCACACACAACAAACACTGCGCTGATAGTGCATAGCTATACCACACACCCCGCATCTCCGCATACGGATATACATATGTGGCGTCGCTAGTACAGTCTTtctctgtacccccgccctCGATCGCTGCGTCagatgcaaacgtctctgcaccacgcACCACACAAATTGCATCGCTAGCCCAAACGTCTCTGAGCCCCCGCCCCTCCACAGTGGCGTCGCTAGTTCAGGCATCCCTGAACCCCCGCCCTCGCACATAGTCCCTACTCATAACTATGTATATCTCATCATCACACAATCCAATCAATGGTTGAATCCTCTAGATCCCTAATTCCGGTTTGCAATATATAAACTAACTACCAAGCAAGGACTCAAGCAGACACATTTCATGTTTCGAAGTCTAAGCCTATCATAGAAGGATTCTACACTGGTATGGAATTTATGGAGTAGACCCTCACCTTAGCCACAGATTCTGAAGAAACCTGAGAAACACAGAATGGACCTCGACGTCTCTGAAACAGCAACTCTGGAACTCtctgaaaataaatgaatataatGATTCTGGTAGAACTGATCTATAGAGAAAACATGTGAATATCTCAATAACTGACCGTTAAATTTTCAATCCCTCCAATCAGAATGTAGTCCTAGATGTCCTCTGTCCGTAGCCACCGAGTTTACTCCGATCGGACACCATTTGATCAACCAAAATGGCTTCACTCCTAGGCTGGTCACAAACGCAAACTGCACCAAAACCTCTCACGAAAAGAAAAGTAATCTTCCAGTCAcagcttggggacatgcagTATTGCATGCTGCGGAATTAATACGCATCAGACCATCTAGTGAACATAGATATTCACCATTCCAGCTCCTCATGGGTCGAGAGCCAGACATCTCCCATCTTAAGACTTTTGGATGTGCTGTTTATTATCCAATAGCTCcaccacaaagaacaaagatgggagctcagagaaggatgggaatatatgttggatatgattctccttcaattataaaatacctcGAGCCAACCACGGGTGATTTATTTAAGGCCAGGTATGCAGATTGCCATTTTGTGGAATCTGAGTATCCAACATTGGGAGGAAATAATAGCAAGCTGGTAAAAGAAattacatggaatcatacatcccaagcatggcaagatcctcgaaCTCAAGTCTGTGATCTTGAAGTTCAGAAGATTATACATCTTCAAGAGCTAGCTAAtaaattgccagattcctttgCTGACCCAAATAGAATGACCAAGTCATATATACCAGCTGCTAATGCACCAATAAGAATTGATGTCCAAAAGGGACAaaatcaagttgctacagagtctaagaCACGTCTTaaacgtggtagaccaattggttccaaagataagaaCCCCCGCATAAGTAAGAAAGGTGCTAAATAGACCGTGGGCGAGGGGGTGAAGGAGCTGGTCGATGTGGTCGATCCGTCGGTCCAAAAGGACCGGGACATGGACGAACCAACGTCCGGACATGGGCCGGGCGTACCAGCATCCTCAGACATGAACATTGGCATGGTTGCTAAGGGGCCTAATGAGATTTGGGACGCCAAAACTCAGGGTTCTGAACCACCTGACAATGAAGAGATCTCAATAAACTATGTCATGTCTGGAAAACAATGGAACAGAAAACATGTCGACATGGATGATTTATTTGCATATCATGTAGCACTTGAGATCATTGAAAATGatgaggatctagaacccacgtccatttatgaatgcatgcaaagaaaagattggcttaagtggaaagaagccataaacgtggagttaAACTCTTTCAAGAAGAGAGGTGATTTTGGACCAATACTCCTAACACCACACAATCTAAAACCAGTGGGTTACAAATGGGTCTTTGTGAgaaagagaaatgagaatggTGAAGTCGTGAGGTATAAGGCCCGacttgttgcacaaggattctcacagagaccaggaatcgattatgaagagacttattctcccgtggtggatgcaacaacatTCAGATTCCTTATAAGTCTGGCCATAAGAGAAAATCTTGATTTACGGTTAATGGATGTAGTAACCGCATATCTTTATGGACCACTGGACAATGACATATACATGAAAGTACCAGATGGTATTGAAATACCTAAGGATGCTAAAGGTTCTCGAGAACAGCATTGCATCAAGCTTAACAAAGCTTTGTACGGATTAAAACAATCTGGTCGTATGTGGTACAACAGATTGAGTGAGTACTTACTGAAAGAAGGCTACAAGAATGATCAAGTAAGCCCATGTATATTCATTAAGAAATCCGGCCAAGGCTATGTGATCATAGCCGTGTATGTTGATTATCTAAACATACTTGGAACGGCCAAAGAGATTTCCCAAACAGTTgaatatctcaagaaagaatttgagatgaaagatttgggaaaaCCCAAGTTTTGCTTGGGACTACAGATTGAACATCTTAaagatggaatccttgtgcatcaaaagaCCTATACTGAAAAGGTTCTTAAAAGGTTCAACATGGATAAGTGTCATCCACTTAGTAGCCCCATGGTTGTAAGATCCCTTGGTCTAGACACTGATCCGTTTAGACCTAAGGCTGAGGATGAAGAGGTCCTTGGTCCAGAGTATCCTTACCTCAGtgccattggcgccttgatgtACTTGACTACACATACTAGGCCGGACATCTGTTTTGCTGTGAGCCTATTGTCCAGATTCAGTTCATGTCCGACCATGAGGCATTGGAATGGGATCAAACACATTCTAAGATACCTACAAGGAACTAAGGATCGATGTAGGTTTATTTTatgctaaccaaaacaaagaagatttggttggttttgctgatgcaggttaccagtccgacccacacagtgctaagtcccagaccggctatgttttcacatatggaggcacggccatttcatggagatcagtcaagcagaccatatcagccacatcatccaatcattCGGAGATATTGAcaatccatgaagcaagcagagagtgtgtctggctgagactcatgacacaccatattcggacagcatgtgggatcacagatggtaaagacgagccgaccgtcctttatgaagacaatgcggcctgcatagctcagctcaaagatggatacatcaatggtgacaagactaagtacgttctccccaagttcttcttcacccacgacCTTcggaaagaaggagaggtcaaggtactccaagtcagatcaagcgagaactcagccgacctcttcactaaggcattaccaacatgcacgctcaggaagcttatgcagcagattggtatgcgatcactgagaaaCTTTCAGTGATGTCCAcatcagggggagtaatgcggttgtactctttttcctatccatagGTTCccttttaccacattgggttttgggtttactATGGAAatgttttaacgaggcagtattccaaacgcattacaagccctagacggttatggcattcGGGGGGAGTGttgtaaaccagatggtttatgGATTGCTCATAACCAGATGTTTCAACAGATCGAGGTTACACTTAACCAAGATTGTACTAAACCGAGATTGTAATAAACCGAGATTGTACTAAACCAACCATGTGTTAATGGATTGGGCCTTGTTTCTCCTTTTATTCATAAGTGGCGACTTCTTAACTAAAGTTAAGAAAGTCCCACATTGCTTAACTTTGTAATAGGAGGCCAAACTCCAACCTATATAAGAAGAGCTTTGTTTGCTTATGAATAACATCTCATTCTTTCACAAACAAAGCatccgatctctctctctctctggttcgattagttcttaagcaagaacactaggattagaacaaaATTGAGAATTTTTTAAGATAGGAAGGGGTAGAGTTAATCTCCGAAAAACATACGTACACTAGAATGAAACCATTGTCGTTGTCCATTAAATAGATTATCAAATACAGaacaaaaatgtgaaaaaaGCACTACAACAAAAGGGAGAGAATGTTATATACACAAAATTCAATATCAATAATCCTCGAACTTGGGAGGAAGGAGATGGTTATACAGGAAATGAAAGATGATACAACAAATATATAAGTTACATGTATAGTTGGAGTCGTAAACAATTATCGTACTTTGCATTACTGATACTGAACCGCAAGAATCGGGTTTAAGCTGTGTCGGTTTCAGGTTCGGGATCAGGTTCTTTGCACATACAATCAGGCATGGGGAACGTGTAAAGAGACGCAGCGGGTTTTCTTAATTCGACTCCCTTTGCATCATTGTGTCTAAGCATATCTTGCATTTGTTTCTTGAAGTAGTCCCATCTACaccaaaaaaaatagaacatcCAAAACGAAGAAAATTGCTTTAAAAATTGAGGAATCTGTGAGTTAGAGGTAGGTGTGCCAAGTAGGTTTGGAAATCAGATACCTAATGCTCGGTTTATCCAAGAGCTGGACTAGTTTCCGCTTATCTGGTTTGATTGTCTCAGCGTGGCCTTTGTAAAGGTAGCGACGGTGACCTATCAAGAAATGAGGGAAGTTTCCACCTTGAGTGGATACAAACACTTCACTGTGGAGGCATACTGTGTAGTCAAGAGCAGCCAATCTTGATGAGTGACCCTgcagttccaaaaaaaaagcagcactttgtttttatatattaagacAACAATAAAAAATCTTTCAATTTTGAAGGTACATATTATGGGAGAGCCCAGAGGCTTTAATTGTACGTTGCAATTGATATGGACCTAACGCTCCTAACTTAATCATTCTAATACCCACCAACCCGTGgaaacaaaattcaaatttcCCATCAAATATATTCCATTAGCAATTgcttatatatgaatattttcaaaaccaaAGCAATCTCTTAGTATTTGATTACCTTAAAGGGAGCAAGTTCTTCTGGGGTAGCTAGAGTATCCTTGGTTTGGAGGAGAGGAAACATCTGCCTAAGAGGAGCCATATACTTGTCGGCTTTGTAAATGTTTCCAGCAGCTACGTAAACCAATGTGTTATTGTTAAAACCCATTCCCCTAAGCATCATTCCCACCTATAGAGCGATGTTACCAAAATCAGTTTCCCAACtggtttaaagattttaaaggAAGCGAGGCAGTTTTTCAGTGATACCTCTAGTGGAGTTAAAGGGCATTTCCCATCTACGCGGTTTGCACCAGGCCTTATCACTCTGCCTCTCCGCCTGAACTTTCCTTTCCACCCTCTTTCTCGGGCCATGTCCATTTCTAGCTTCTCAACCTCTCCAAAGTCATATTCGCAACACGAGAAGGCGACCATGTCCTTTTATAAGAGGAGAAAATCAAGAGATTATTAAAGGCGGGAAGCAGGAATTAACAAATGCAGAAATGAAGAATTAGCAGgaagtgtgtatatatataaaaaccatTTCAAAGCGGAGATGAACAGAAACATAGTTTCCGCTGCTCTGAACACTCTTAGTAACCATCCTATTGACCATTTGCTCTGCAAGAAGCCGTATGggatctgcaaatctcaatgCTTCGAAGTTTGCTAAGCATCTAAGTCCTTGAATGTGTGCGGGAACTGCATGAGCTAACCTATTAGAGAATGGTGCAACACGAACAGCCCTAACGAAACAACCAAGTAGATTGTGTTTAGGTAAGCAActtataggaaacataaaaggAGGGATCTCAATAATCATCACAAGAACAGAGCCtgtcatatatttatatactaacCCTCACACACCCATACAGCCTTAGAACAAGCTTATCAAAAGAGAATGCCATTAACCTACCTTAAGCTATCAATCCCATTTCATTTTTGCATGTGAGGAGCTATCTCGTATTCAATTCCATAAGACCTTGTCAAATATTCTAGGAAGTTGTACAGGAACAACAGAAAAGACCAAGCACAAAGAACCAACAATTCCTAAATAAAACTGAGAGgaaagaggaaaaagaaaaaagaaaatactgTCAGTGAATGGCATACCCCAAACGCAATAGTTGTGGGAGCACCTTATGGAGATAGTATGCCGGACTCGACCAAGCCTTTAATCTCAAATTAACAATACTGCTTATATTGTAGTTGTACCGCTCGAGTATATCTTTAGGGAGCTCTTTCACTACTTTCACGTTCTTACTAAGCGCATATATGAAGAAGTCTTCATCAAATATATCACCAAATTTGCTGTAAccaacacaagaaaaaaaaaacagacgtGAGCAAATCATGCTGCAAAACGAAGCAATTTGGTCTATAAGATAACATTTGACCTTATCAATCTCTATCTAAAGCAACggaattttaaattatttaattaaacaaataGTAACCTGGAATCACGCCATACACTGTTTAAGTGAAAAATGGGAATGACAAGAGTAGCATTAAGCAGTCCGGCCACAGCAACTGCATCACATATCTGCACCGTTCAAGAGGAGAGATATAATCAACAAACACGCTATGCAGCTAAAACGAAAGTGAATTTGAATGTGAGAGAGTAAAACATACTGACAAGCGTTGTTGATTCAAGCCCCCATTTGCTTCGATTATGAAGAAACCATTAGAATTCGATCCTGCAGCAGAAACGTTAGTGCTTATGCAAGGTTTCCACAGGCCTTTAACTCTTGGCTTCCATGCTTCCATCAGCTGCATCATCATCAGAGGCAAcactctctatatatatatatattaagcaACAAGAGAATCAGATCAGATCTACAATCAAATTTTCCATTGAAATTTTTACCGCATTGCGACTGCTTCGATTAGCATCAGCTTCCATCATAGGCCAGAGACGCTTAAAAACCTTTGGACTCCGGTAAACCGAACCCGGGGGACCTCGTCTGTACACAATCTCGACGCCGTGACCTAGATCGAGGATAGTGAAGCCAAAGGAGCCCATGAAAAGTAACATTCCAGCGATGTAGAGAAGAGGCGCCAGTAGTAAGACACCTTTCCGCCTAAAAACAACGGAGAAGAGTAAGAAGACGAGCCTCTCTCCTATTCCTTGGTTGGAGGTTTTTCCCCTCGAGGGACGAATCCGAGGCGAAGAAGGCGGTGAAGCAAGGGATCTAGCGTTTCCGTTGCCTAGGCGGCTGAGGCCGTGCATGATATATGGATTATGGATGGGGTAAACCCTAGAAACGGAGAGTAAAGAAGAAGATCTAGGGAAGAGAAGGCCGGAGTAGCATTGGTGTGCGTGGATGTGGTTAGCTTCCTTGGCAATCGATTTGACAAATTTCCAATTAAAACTAAAACGCtagaaaataaaccaaaagatAGATAGGTCGCTGAGGGAGAAACAGAgcagcagagagagagagagagagtgaatgAGAGAACGGGTTGCGTCGCTTCGAGAAAGTAACGTCATCACATGAAAGAAGCAATGGCTATAACGAGCTAAAGACATCTCCAACATCACTCTATTTTTGAGTTTGAAATTTAACTATAGAATAAATTGgtttttgtttatcattttattttctactctaaaatagaagtACCATAACACCAAATTTcaactctattataaagttaCTCTATTCTGTAGTAGAAAATAGAGCAACAAGAGAGTGAGTGCCGCCTGAGATTTCGACTTTATGAGAGTGCTTTCACTTTgtatttttatctttctttcacatttttttcttttagaaagatttatattttcacATTAATTTTGATAGTTTAACGAGTTTTTCTTGGGCTAATCCTAGTTTAACAGACCAGTATTTGTACTATCATAGTCACTAGTAAGCCTGGATGTTCGGGTATCTATTCAGGTTCGGTTCGAGTTTTTTGGATTTCGgttctattttgtaacaccTTTTAGGTCCCATTCTAGTAAATCTACAAGTTCGGTTCGGGTACGGATATAACACATCGGTTTCAGTTCGGTTCGGATAGTACCCGAAGTAACCATGTatcattcggattcgggttatatcagatcggttcggatataccctaaataaaatctaaaattcaatagaaaagcataaaaaatatatacttacttatatataatggagtatttaagatatttaaaaaaaaaatttagatacttattgttagatatcatgttgaaataaatatgaaattgaatatttgaagtacatatttatattttaaatatttatattatatattaattcgcATATTCGGATCGgtttgttcggatatttttcgggtttttcgggttttttggattatccattcgggttcggttaataacacttcgggttcggatatgttCTATAATACcctacaagatccattcggatattttttagatttcagattcggttcggatcaggtttttcggttcggttcggttcggatttcggaaTACGGGTTACTGGTTttatgcccagccctagtcactagTGGCTGACCTCGGAGCAAGCACGGGGATTTTGTTTATTCATGGATATTTTACTTCAATAGTAAATAATATGTTGCAATGACAGAGATATAGTAGTTGGCATCATTAGGGAAAATGATATAtagttagagcatctccaatggagGGTTCTATCCATTGGAGTTCTACACTATTTAGTAGACCCTACAACTACATACataaatacaataaatacaTACACATATTCATATTTAGAACTCTAATGGGTAGAACTctcattggagatggtcttataTTAGCATAATAGACATTTTTGTTACCACCCGTTGCTGATTGGTACATTTATTCATTATAATGTTCCTTTCGACTCACTATTAGCATTGTACATGCATTCTAAATTTTTTGCAAATGTTATCTAAATGTCTTTGAGAAAACTGAGTTTCTGAAtaaatggagaagaagaatatgCCTAGTGccataaaatgaaataaaatgaaaagttaTTGGAGTCATCATCAACTGTACAAACAACTACAATTTCTATAAAAGGCAAACATATAAGTAGAtgaatacaaaaagaaaacaaaccttGTTATTCATCTCCTTTTTCTTCGGTAGATATATCGTTATTTTGgctggttttgcttcttttctGAGTTTCTGTTAAATCATCCGTTTAAATTGCACTAATAAtgtagatgacaaaaaaatcacATCTCATATCTTtctcttagattttttttatcataaaataaatgttcATCAAGCGAACATAAGGAGAGAAGTCTGAGACATGCgtcaactttttgaaaatctTTCTACATTTAAAAAGAGAATCTTATGATTAACTATGCTTAAGAGGTATCCAAAAATAATGTCGTCCTACAGAAAATAGCTGAATAGAATTAAAGAGTCAAATATAAACCTCCAATCATGGCATACATTGCAAACTGAAATGTCTGTCGGTAAGTCCCTGCTATGACTCAACCTCATTTACGACTTTGGCTTTGATGCTTCCTCCCATAACCCCTTGATGCTGACCAAGTGTATGTCCTTCTCCTAACTGAGAGTAGCTTCAGCTCTATATCAGTCAATCAACAAAACCGAAGTCATAAAGTGTACCATGAATATTTgtacttttaataaattaagaCACAACAAAATGCAAGAGTTAATGACATCATCGTCTAAGATTCGCTTTCCCTGAAATCTGAAAAATCACATCATTGAGGATCAACTGATGAAAATACTTGCAAAAATGAGACATTGAGATCttaaactatacaattttaAGCCTTGGTGATCAAGCGATATCGTTAATAAAGATAATATTTAGCAAACAACCTCACAACTCCAACGTGCACTTGCATTGAAACATATATTTCATGTGAAGGAGGAGACACCATGCCGGAGTTTTTTGGAACACTTAGCACATGAGATGTAGCACCATCCATTATTAGTTTCTATCGAAACAACTTTGGCAGTGCATATGAACTCAATATTTTGTGTTTAACTGAGTTATATGGGTTTAATGTCCTGAGTATTAGAAAGATTGATTAGATGTTAAATCAGGAAACATACTTGTGGGGCGAGGTTATAACGTAGGCATTCAACTCGGCTAATTAAACTGTCTCCAGCTTCTGCACTCCACCGTATTTGGTACCACGGATGGAGTCACTTTTGTTTGTGGTACACAACCTGGTAAGCACGATGTAAGGAGTGGATGCCTCACCTATGGATCGAACTGAGTGGATACAACCATCAAGTGACTACGAAAGTGACTATGAAGCTGACTTGGAGCTAAATGGAATTGGTGACACTCAAACTCGAAGCCAAACTGATGATGGACCAGACATGACTTTCTCAGCTCAAAAAGGCTCATTCTCTTTCTCTAATGGGCCAGTTACTCAATCTCAGACCAGGAAATTGAAGAAGGCAATTGTTTGCTTGGTTTATCGTAAACTAGAGCCAAACCAAGATGAAGATCACGTCAAAGAACCGACTCAACTCTTCAATtgtttggtctttggtcttgcctAGTTTTTCTAAGTATTTTCTCTTTTCTGCAACTTATGACTTTTCGGTTTCCTTTAGGACctctcattttcttcttctttctactTAAACTCCAGATGTTGCAGACCGATTTTTCAATCACCTTTTTAATCAAAAACTTTCTCTGAAACTTGTGATTCCTTTGTTCAGTTCTTGAACATCGATTGCCTAGAAGAGTGATCTCCATAAGCACCTGTCTTGTTTACTAGTAGGGTTGCCCTCACGGACTAAGGCATCAAAGCAAGTGTTTGATCAATCCATAGATCTCACACCCAAATTCATCCTCCATCTCGATATCTATCCACAAATCCATCAACTCTTCATAATTAGATCAGTGTTAGTAACCTGATCCTCCATCAAATCGGTTCTGTTTGTGCTAGTAGCCTTCAAGATCTTCATAACTCTAATAATCTGATCTTCAAGATCATTCAACGGACTGCTTCCTCATTAGGATTGcgtcaagtggtatcagagtaGATCGAGGGCTTTTGATTTGGGGTTTGATTCaatttctttctctcttttttggGAACCTCTTTTGATATATTTCTCTGTTGAAACTGTTCATCTTCTTTGTTAGatctgtatttaaaaaaatatatatagaaagatcAAAGTAGCTGAGAAAAGTTGAAGATAAATACAACttggctgaagagaaatccggtctggctgaagagaaatccagccttggtggtaaagcctcttgcaACCAATAATCTTGCAATTTGTctatctttttcttctcttttgggGTGGGGATTCGCTCTTTAAAGGCTTGATCTCTGATTGATTATTGAACTGCTAGAATCACAGAAGACAACTGAGTGAACTAAActcttgagagaaacacttgagagaagtGAGGCTTTGACTATATGTTATTGTGCTAATTTTCTTGTTGAGATTGTAACAGGAAACCATGGCTGGAGATGTTAGTAAAAGAAAGGAGGCACCAACTGTTACTTTTAAGAAATTGCAGATGGAAGAAATAGTGTCCGAGATCATGAAAAGAAAGAATAAGACTgatcttttacaaaataaacatgCTGATGATTCCTTTAGTAATGTTTCTCAGGTTCAGATAGATGCTAAGATCAAAAGGAGGAGCATAATACCATCTTTCTATGGCAGAAATGACCATGATGGCTACTTGGAGTGGGAGCAGAAAATAGAACTTGTCTTTGATGGTCAAAATTATTCAGAAAGCAAAAAGGTTAGATTGACTACATCAGAATTTTGTGGAGATGCTATTCAATGTTGGGATCAACTTGTTAATACCAGAAGAAGAACatgagaagcacaagttgcatCCTGGTTTGAGCTGAAACATTTCATGAAGAAACACTTTGTTTCTGGTAACTACAGTAGAAAACAACCAAGACAGGCCAAAGAGGAGATAAGAACTTGGCATGATCATGATCACCCAAGAAAGTCTCATTCACATAAGCAAAGAAGGCCAGACCCACTTCCTCTCTCAAGAGTCAGTGTGCCACTATGTTCTAAGAAGGAATCAGCTACCCAAAAGCTAaaaacaaattcatctaagatAAGTAAAGAACTTGAGACAGAAAAtgatttttctcttttctctccttAGTATGAACTTGTTGTTAATAAAACCTGTGATGAACTAACCTGTTTTGAACCAGTGcaaccgag
The Raphanus sativus cultivar WK10039 chromosome 1, ASM80110v3, whole genome shotgun sequence DNA segment above includes these coding regions:
- the LOC108830212 gene encoding O-fucosyltransferase 9 isoform X2 codes for the protein MHGLSRLGNGNARSLASPPSSPRIRPSRGKTSNQGIGERLVFLLFSVVFRRKGVLLLAPLLYIAGMLLFMGSFGFTILDLGHGVEIVYRRGPPGSVYRSPKVFKRLWPMMEADANRSSRNALMEAWKPRVKGLWKPCISTNVSAAGSNSNGFFIIEANGGLNQQRLSICDAVAVAGLLNATLVIPIFHLNSVWRDSSKFGDIFDEDFFIYALSKNVKVVKELPKDILERYNYNISSIVNLRLKAWSSPAYYLHKVLPQLLRLGAVRVAPFSNRLAHAVPAHIQGLRCLANFEALRFADPIRLLAEQMVNRMVTKSVQSSGNYVSVHLRFEMDMVAFSCCEYDFGEVEKLEMDMARERGWKGKFRRRGRVIRPGANRVDGKCPLTPLEVGMMLRGMGFNNNTLVYVAAGNIYKADKYMAPLRQMFPLLQTKDTLATPEELAPFKGHSSRLAALDYTVCLHSEVFVSTQGGNFPHFLIGHRRYLYKGHAETIKPDKRKLVQLLDKPSIRWDYFKKQMQDMLRHNDAKGVELRKPAASLYTFPMPDCMCKEPDPEPETDTA
- the LOC108830212 gene encoding O-fucosyltransferase 9 isoform X1 translates to MHGLSRLGNGNARSLASPPSSPRIRPSRGKTSNQGIGERLVFLLFSVVFRRKGVLLLAPLLYIAGMLLFMGSFGFTILDLGHGVEIVYRRGPPGSVYRSPKVFKRLWPMMEADANRSSRNARVLPLMMMQLMEAWKPRVKGLWKPCISTNVSAAGSNSNGFFIIEANGGLNQQRLSICDAVAVAGLLNATLVIPIFHLNSVWRDSSKFGDIFDEDFFIYALSKNVKVVKELPKDILERYNYNISSIVNLRLKAWSSPAYYLHKVLPQLLRLGAVRVAPFSNRLAHAVPAHIQGLRCLANFEALRFADPIRLLAEQMVNRMVTKSVQSSGNYVSVHLRFEMDMVAFSCCEYDFGEVEKLEMDMARERGWKGKFRRRGRVIRPGANRVDGKCPLTPLEVGMMLRGMGFNNNTLVYVAAGNIYKADKYMAPLRQMFPLLQTKDTLATPEELAPFKGHSSRLAALDYTVCLHSEVFVSTQGGNFPHFLIGHRRYLYKGHAETIKPDKRKLVQLLDKPSIRWDYFKKQMQDMLRHNDAKGVELRKPAASLYTFPMPDCMCKEPDPEPETDTA